A stretch of Saccharothrix texasensis DNA encodes these proteins:
- a CDS encoding MarR family winged helix-turn-helix transcriptional regulator: MSDEARSLTDVVTRLRRALRTSIRSEWPWDSLPMAQVELLQTLAERPPMRVGDLAAELRLAPNTVSGLVGQLIENGLVERGGDPSDRRVARLSVTPQGHEQLAVWQSAHEKRIGSALDKLDPAERADVVRALAALDHLVDHLRAS; encoded by the coding sequence ATGTCAGACGAGGCACGCTCGCTCACCGACGTGGTCACGAGGCTCCGCCGGGCACTGCGCACGAGCATCCGGTCGGAATGGCCGTGGGATTCCCTGCCGATGGCGCAGGTCGAGCTGCTCCAGACGCTCGCCGAGCGTCCCCCGATGCGCGTGGGCGACCTCGCGGCCGAGTTGCGGCTGGCGCCGAACACGGTCAGCGGGCTCGTCGGCCAGCTGATCGAGAACGGTCTGGTCGAGCGGGGCGGCGACCCCAGCGACCGCCGCGTGGCCCGGCTTTCCGTGACACCGCAAGGGCACGAGCAGCTGGCCGTCTGGCAGTCCGCGCACGAGAAGCGCATCGGGTCGGCGCTGGACAAGCTCGACCCGGCCGAACGCGCCGACGTGGTCCGCGCCCTGGCCGCCCTCGACCACCTGGTAGACCACCTGCGTGCGAGCTGA
- a CDS encoding MFS transporter codes for MNRSLRWFVAESPRPRRVATWAGAPWLAVATVCLGAFLGQFDASVVTLALPALREDFGASPEWVSLAYLLTLAAFVAPIGKWSDRRGRKLVYLYGFVVFTGASVACALARDLDVLIAFRVVQALGAAMLQANSVALVVAAVPRDLMRKALGVQATAQASGLALGPTVGGLLVEAFGWQWVFLVNVPVGVAALVAGHYLLPRTRERGSTPVDGVAVVLLATATTALLLVLSGASPFLLLLALPAGVGYVWREPLVRRVKGGLFGATCGYLVLFGPLVLVPFTSDRGPSATGLLLTALPVGFALGAALPWRVPRAGAVLSTVACGVLAWQVHPVALIALGLGLGLFIPANNAAVLGALPRGDAGSGGGLVNLARALGTALGVAVPLFVHAHWGPRVAFGVLAMIVLVTACTPIGDKLPRPGPPLRPDQ; via the coding sequence ATGAATCGCTCACTCCGCTGGTTCGTCGCGGAATCACCCAGGCCGCGGCGGGTCGCGACCTGGGCCGGTGCGCCTTGGCTGGCCGTGGCGACGGTGTGCCTCGGCGCCTTCCTCGGCCAGTTCGACGCGAGCGTCGTCACACTCGCCCTGCCCGCATTGCGGGAAGATTTCGGCGCGTCACCCGAGTGGGTGTCGCTGGCGTACCTGTTGACGCTGGCCGCGTTCGTCGCGCCGATCGGCAAGTGGTCGGACCGGCGGGGCCGCAAGCTCGTGTACCTGTACGGGTTCGTGGTGTTCACCGGCGCGTCGGTGGCGTGCGCGTTGGCCCGGGACCTGGACGTGCTGATCGCGTTCCGGGTGGTGCAGGCGCTGGGCGCGGCGATGTTGCAGGCCAACAGCGTGGCGCTGGTGGTGGCGGCCGTGCCGCGCGACCTGATGCGCAAGGCGCTGGGGGTGCAGGCGACCGCGCAGGCGTCGGGACTGGCGCTCGGCCCCACGGTCGGCGGCCTGCTGGTCGAGGCGTTCGGGTGGCAGTGGGTGTTCCTGGTCAACGTGCCGGTCGGCGTCGCCGCCCTCGTGGCGGGCCACTACCTGTTGCCGCGCACGCGGGAGCGGGGCAGCACGCCGGTCGACGGGGTCGCCGTCGTCCTGCTCGCCACGGCCACCACCGCGTTGCTGCTGGTGCTGTCCGGCGCGAGCCCGTTCCTGCTGCTGCTCGCGCTGCCGGCGGGTGTCGGCTACGTGTGGCGGGAACCGCTGGTGCGGCGGGTCAAGGGCGGCCTGTTCGGCGCGACGTGCGGGTACCTGGTCCTGTTCGGACCGCTGGTCCTGGTGCCGTTCACGTCCGACCGCGGCCCGTCGGCGACCGGGTTGCTGCTCACCGCGCTGCCGGTCGGGTTCGCGCTCGGCGCGGCGCTGCCGTGGCGCGTGCCGCGGGCCGGCGCGGTGTTGTCCACAGTGGCCTGCGGGGTGCTCGCCTGGCAGGTTCACCCGGTCGCGCTGATCGCGTTGGGACTCGGGCTCGGCCTCTTCATCCCGGCCAACAACGCGGCCGTGCTCGGCGCCCTCCCCCGCGGTGACGCCGGGTCGGGCGGCGGTCTGGTGAACCTCGCCCGCGCCCTCGGCACCGCGCTCGGCGTGGCGGTGCCGCTCTTCGTCCACGCGCACTGGGGTCCGCGAGTGGCGTTCGGCGTCCTCGCCATGATCGTTCTGGTGACTGCGTGTACGCCGATCGGGGACAAGCTGCCTCGTCCCGGCCCGCCGCTCCGGCCGGATCAGTAA
- a CDS encoding SAM-dependent methyltransferase: MADRLSWVPDDVNTGLPSAARLYDYLLGGGHNFAADRELAEEFLRAQPNGRAIARLNRAFLRRAVLHLVDAGVRQFLDLGSGIPTVGNVHEIAQKAAPGARVVYVDFEDVAVAHSQMILRDDDRSAVLREDLTEPDAVLAGARGTGLIDFAEPVGVLAVGVFHFVPPERDPAGVIAAYRDAVAPGSHLALSQFSSDLQPEEMAGVVAVMRQSPDPMFPRTRAEITALFDGFELVEPGVVPLPRWRPEEGSVPEDADRAGIFAGVGRKK, from the coding sequence GTGGCGGATCGGCTGAGCTGGGTCCCCGATGACGTGAACACGGGGCTGCCCAGCGCCGCACGGCTCTACGACTACCTGCTCGGCGGCGGCCACAACTTCGCGGCCGACCGGGAGCTCGCGGAGGAGTTCCTGCGCGCCCAGCCCAACGGCCGCGCCATCGCCCGCCTCAACCGCGCGTTCCTGCGCCGGGCCGTGCTGCACCTGGTCGACGCCGGCGTGCGGCAGTTCCTCGACCTGGGCTCCGGCATCCCGACCGTCGGCAACGTGCACGAGATCGCGCAGAAGGCCGCGCCCGGGGCACGGGTGGTGTACGTGGACTTCGAGGACGTCGCCGTCGCCCACAGCCAGATGATCCTGCGGGACGACGACCGGTCCGCGGTCCTGCGGGAGGACCTGACCGAGCCGGACGCGGTGCTGGCGGGTGCCCGCGGCACCGGCCTGATCGACTTCGCCGAGCCGGTCGGCGTGCTCGCGGTCGGGGTGTTCCACTTCGTGCCGCCCGAACGCGACCCGGCCGGCGTGATCGCCGCCTACCGCGACGCCGTGGCGCCGGGCAGCCACCTCGCCCTCTCCCAGTTCAGCTCCGACCTGCAACCCGAGGAGATGGCAGGTGTCGTGGCGGTGATGCGCCAGAGCCCGGACCCGATGTTCCCGCGCACCCGCGCCGAGATCACCGCCCTGTTCGACGGCTTCGAGCTGGTCGAGCCCGGCGTGGTCCCGCTGCCCCGGTGGCGGCCGGAGGAGGGCTCCGTCCCGGAGGACGCCGACCGGGCGGGGATCTTCGCCGGGGTGGGGCGCAAGAAGTGA
- a CDS encoding PAS domain S-box protein, producing the protein MSPRDRTRRQGIAREWMRAVYPTAYVPMSPVEIELYLLELVDVIADAVQAEPFAVEPVAAVGHRLVEAHFTGPETLQRTVDVLGHALLAGPELRDVPGPAEKVVAILGAVSAGFAAAMRLDALDQQEEVQRALMAAKLRAERVLEVSEARFREVFDSSAFGIVITDLEGRCVEVNAALAEMIGRDRGELTGRRLVELFDPDDAEALATRYEEVGEGRVERTREQRRLLREDGEPVWVHLAVSSLRDADGEPAYHVTMVEDVSELHLLQKNLDFQLLHDPLTGLSNRQRFATRLEALHGASRGGITLYHLGLDAFSLVNNGLGHAFGDRLLTEVGHRLEALVSDDVALVARIGGDEFGIVVDNSPTTPSVPDMVELINETLRQPVDDGVALSASIGVVDRPPAGWEVAEILRAGDATLRRAKTCGKRQWLPYDKHLDRQWRERQARAAKMPGALAGQELEVEYQPVVDLAGGQVLGHVARLRWDEVGHHECVELAEETGLSLALGQWALHEAAAVAAGPESFGTLYFELSPMQSRDEDLVRTVKRTLDASGLPASRLQIFLDTRSMLEGRGDDNAQVLRDNGISTGLTRFNGGQAELSLFGELPVDALVLDPSIVGRLAEPHESFLHTAVELMIPLIRDYGVAVVVPDLSTEERTAWWRRVEVDGAYGDHLAPVVPGYELSGS; encoded by the coding sequence GTGTCGCCACGCGATAGGACCCGGCGGCAGGGCATCGCGCGGGAGTGGATGCGGGCGGTCTACCCGACCGCCTACGTGCCGATGTCGCCGGTCGAGATCGAGCTGTACCTGCTCGAGCTGGTGGACGTGATCGCCGACGCGGTCCAGGCCGAGCCGTTCGCCGTCGAGCCGGTCGCCGCGGTCGGCCACCGGCTGGTCGAGGCCCACTTCACCGGCCCGGAGACGTTGCAGCGCACGGTGGACGTGCTCGGGCACGCCCTGCTGGCGGGCCCCGAGCTGCGGGACGTGCCGGGGCCGGCGGAGAAGGTCGTCGCCATCCTGGGCGCGGTGAGCGCCGGGTTCGCCGCCGCGATGCGGCTGGACGCGCTGGACCAGCAGGAAGAGGTCCAGCGCGCGCTGATGGCGGCCAAGCTGCGCGCCGAACGCGTGCTGGAGGTCAGCGAGGCCCGGTTCCGCGAGGTGTTCGACTCCTCCGCGTTCGGCATCGTGATCACCGACCTGGAGGGCCGGTGCGTCGAGGTGAACGCGGCGCTCGCCGAGATGATCGGCCGCGACCGGGGCGAGCTGACCGGGCGGCGGCTGGTCGAGCTGTTCGACCCGGACGACGCCGAGGCGCTGGCGACCAGGTACGAGGAGGTCGGCGAGGGCCGGGTGGAGCGGACGCGCGAGCAGCGGCGGCTGCTGCGCGAGGACGGCGAGCCGGTGTGGGTGCACCTGGCGGTGTCCTCGCTGCGCGACGCGGACGGCGAGCCCGCGTACCACGTGACCATGGTCGAGGACGTCAGCGAGCTGCACCTGCTGCAGAAGAACCTGGACTTCCAGCTGCTGCACGACCCGCTCACCGGCCTGTCCAACCGGCAGCGCTTCGCCACCCGGCTGGAGGCGCTGCACGGCGCGTCACGCGGCGGGATCACCCTCTACCACCTCGGCCTCGACGCGTTCTCGCTGGTGAACAACGGCCTCGGCCACGCCTTCGGCGACCGGCTGCTCACCGAGGTCGGCCACCGGCTCGAAGCCCTGGTCTCCGACGACGTGGCGCTGGTCGCCCGGATCGGCGGCGACGAGTTCGGCATCGTGGTGGACAACTCGCCGACCACGCCGAGCGTGCCCGACATGGTCGAGCTGATCAACGAGACGCTGCGGCAACCGGTCGACGACGGCGTGGCCCTGTCCGCGTCCATCGGCGTGGTCGACCGGCCGCCCGCCGGGTGGGAGGTCGCGGAGATCCTGCGCGCGGGCGACGCGACCCTGCGCCGCGCCAAGACGTGCGGCAAGCGGCAGTGGCTGCCCTACGACAAGCACCTCGACCGGCAGTGGCGGGAACGGCAGGCGCGGGCGGCGAAGATGCCCGGCGCGCTGGCCGGGCAGGAGCTGGAGGTCGAGTACCAACCGGTGGTCGACCTGGCCGGCGGGCAGGTGCTCGGCCACGTGGCCCGGCTGCGCTGGGACGAGGTCGGGCACCACGAGTGCGTCGAGCTGGCCGAGGAGACCGGGCTGTCGCTGGCGCTCGGCCAGTGGGCGCTGCACGAGGCCGCCGCCGTGGCGGCCGGGCCCGAGTCGTTCGGCACCCTGTACTTCGAGCTGTCGCCGATGCAGTCCCGCGACGAGGACCTGGTGCGCACGGTGAAGCGGACGTTGGACGCGAGCGGCCTGCCGGCGTCACGGCTGCAGATCTTCCTGGACACCCGGTCGATGCTGGAGGGCAGGGGCGACGACAACGCGCAGGTGTTGCGGGACAACGGGATCTCCACCGGGCTGACCCGGTTCAACGGCGGGCAGGCCGAGCTGTCGCTGTTCGGCGAGCTGCCGGTGGACGCGCTGGTCCTCGACCCGTCGATCGTGGGCAGGCTCGCCGAGCCGCACGAGTCGTTCCTGCACACCGCCGTGGAGCTGATGATCCCGCTGATCCGGGACTACGGGGTGGCGGTGGTGGTGCCGGACCTGTCCACGGAGGAGCGGACGGCGTGGTGGCGGCGGGTCGAGGTGGACGGCGCGTACGGCGACCACCTCGCTCCCGTCGTGCCGGGGTACGAGCTGTCCGGCTCCTAG
- a CDS encoding NAD(P)(+) transhydrogenase (Re/Si-specific) subunit beta — protein MSPTWVQLAYLVAALCFVLALKGLSTPKYARAGNLVGAAGMALAVVTAYVHGAVHNGLLIVLAVAAGVVVGIPAARSVKMTAIPQMVALFNGVGGAAAALVALTEFLAVPHGSVAFQLATVLTVLIGSVSFSGSVVTFLKLQEVMTTRPVLLPAGQLLGIGAAAVSALLALSVVLTGNGLLLVLLAVAGLALGVLFVLPVGGADVPIAISLLNAFTGLAVAASGYVLANTLLIVAGTLVGASGTILTRLMAQAMGRPLTNILFGAFQATTATATTDEQRTVRSGTVEDVAILLGYAHSVLVVPGYGLAVAQGQHAARELAQVLEQRGITVLYGIHPVAGRMPGHMNVLLAEADVPYEHLKELDDVNPGIGSVDVVLVVGANDVVNPGARDEPSSPIYGMPIFDVDRAKAVVFMKRSMRPGFAGVDNSLLYNPKTTMLFGDAKESLTKLLAAVKHV, from the coding sequence GTGAGCCCCACCTGGGTCCAGCTCGCCTACCTGGTCGCCGCGCTGTGCTTCGTGCTCGCGCTCAAGGGCCTGAGCACCCCGAAGTACGCCCGCGCGGGCAACCTGGTCGGCGCGGCGGGCATGGCACTGGCCGTGGTCACCGCGTACGTCCACGGCGCCGTGCACAACGGGCTGCTGATCGTGCTCGCCGTGGCCGCGGGCGTGGTGGTGGGCATCCCGGCGGCGCGCTCGGTGAAGATGACCGCCATCCCGCAGATGGTGGCGCTGTTCAACGGCGTCGGCGGCGCGGCGGCGGCGCTGGTGGCGTTGACCGAGTTCCTGGCCGTCCCGCACGGCTCGGTGGCGTTCCAGCTCGCCACCGTGCTCACCGTGCTGATCGGCTCGGTCAGCTTCTCCGGCAGCGTGGTCACCTTCCTCAAGCTCCAGGAGGTCATGACCACCCGGCCGGTGCTGCTGCCCGCCGGTCAGCTGCTCGGCATCGGCGCGGCCGCGGTGAGCGCGCTGCTCGCGCTGTCGGTCGTGCTGACCGGCAACGGCCTGCTGCTGGTGCTGCTGGCGGTGGCGGGTCTCGCGCTGGGCGTGCTGTTCGTGCTGCCGGTGGGCGGCGCGGACGTGCCGATCGCGATCTCGCTGCTCAACGCGTTCACCGGCCTGGCCGTCGCCGCGTCCGGCTACGTGCTGGCCAACACCCTGCTGATCGTCGCGGGCACGCTCGTCGGCGCGTCCGGCACGATCCTGACCCGGCTGATGGCCCAGGCCATGGGCCGGCCGCTGACCAACATCCTGTTCGGCGCGTTCCAGGCGACCACGGCGACCGCGACCACCGACGAGCAGCGCACCGTGCGCTCCGGCACGGTGGAGGACGTGGCGATCCTGCTCGGGTACGCCCACTCCGTGCTGGTGGTCCCCGGTTACGGCCTGGCCGTGGCGCAGGGCCAGCACGCGGCGCGGGAGCTGGCGCAGGTGCTGGAACAGCGCGGGATCACCGTGCTCTACGGCATCCACCCGGTCGCGGGCCGCATGCCGGGCCACATGAACGTGCTGCTCGCCGAGGCGGACGTGCCGTACGAGCACCTCAAGGAGCTCGACGACGTCAACCCCGGCATCGGCAGCGTCGACGTGGTGCTGGTGGTCGGCGCGAACGACGTGGTCAACCCCGGGGCGCGGGACGAGCCGAGCAGCCCGATCTACGGCATGCCGATCTTCGACGTGGACCGGGCGAAGGCCGTGGTGTTCATGAAGCGCTCGATGCGGCCGGGCTTCGCGGGCGTGGACAACAGCCTGCTCTACAACCCGAAGACCACCATGCTGTTCGGCGACGCCAAGGAGTCGCTGACCAAGCTGCTGGCCGCGGTGAAGCACGTCTAG
- a CDS encoding NAD(P) transhydrogenase subunit alpha, giving the protein MIDLLTIFVLAVFVGFEVVSKVSTILHTPLMSGANAIHGVILVGAILITGRAEQALEVTLGLAAVFLATVNVVGGFVVTDRMLEMFKGHKAGRPVKSAANGHKEVGE; this is encoded by the coding sequence GTGATCGACCTGTTGACGATCTTCGTGCTGGCCGTGTTCGTCGGCTTCGAGGTCGTGTCGAAGGTGTCCACGATCCTGCACACGCCGCTGATGTCGGGCGCGAACGCGATCCACGGCGTGATCCTGGTCGGCGCCATCCTCATCACCGGGCGGGCCGAGCAGGCGCTGGAGGTCACCCTCGGCCTCGCCGCGGTCTTCCTGGCCACGGTCAACGTGGTCGGCGGCTTCGTGGTGACCGACCGGATGCTGGAGATGTTCAAGGGCCACAAGGCGGGCAGACCCGTCAAGAGCGCCGCCAACGGGCACAAGGAGGTGGGGGAGTGA
- a CDS encoding Re/Si-specific NAD(P)(+) transhydrogenase subunit alpha — MRVGIPVEARPAERRVAGLPETVTTLIGAGLTVDVQAGAGRHAHASDAAYRAAGANVIADHPAGQSDVIVSVQPPTPEQAAALREGDVTISFLQPNAEPELIEVLKARKVTAFSLDLLPRVTRAQAADALSSQALVAGYRAVLEAANRLPRFLPMFTTAAGTIPPAKVLVLGAGVAGLQAIATARRLGAVVEAYDVRAAAKDEVKSLGARFLELDLETQQGVYAEAQSETFLERQRELIAERVAASDVVISTAAIPGRKAPVLVTNDMLKAMAPGSVVVDLAAESGGNVTASSPGEETWVGEVLVYGALNMPSGMPVHASRLYARNVANLLMMMTEDGQVVPDLTDEVLSGCCLTHAGELRRELR, encoded by the coding sequence GTGAGAGTGGGCATACCCGTCGAGGCGCGGCCCGCCGAGCGCCGCGTAGCCGGTCTACCGGAAACGGTGACCACGCTGATCGGTGCCGGACTCACGGTGGACGTGCAAGCCGGAGCGGGCAGACACGCCCACGCCTCGGACGCCGCCTACCGCGCAGCCGGTGCGAACGTCATCGCCGACCACCCGGCCGGGCAGTCCGACGTGATCGTCTCCGTCCAACCACCGACACCCGAGCAGGCCGCCGCCCTCCGCGAGGGCGACGTCACGATCAGCTTCCTGCAGCCCAACGCCGAGCCCGAGCTGATCGAGGTGCTCAAGGCCAGGAAGGTCACCGCGTTCAGCCTCGACCTGCTACCCCGGGTGACCAGGGCGCAGGCCGCGGACGCCCTGTCGTCGCAGGCCCTGGTGGCGGGGTACCGGGCGGTGCTGGAGGCCGCCAACCGGCTGCCCCGGTTCCTGCCCATGTTCACCACGGCGGCGGGCACCATCCCGCCCGCCAAGGTGCTCGTCCTCGGCGCGGGCGTGGCCGGGTTGCAGGCCATCGCCACCGCGCGGCGCCTCGGCGCCGTGGTCGAGGCCTACGACGTGCGCGCGGCGGCCAAGGACGAGGTCAAGAGCCTCGGCGCGCGGTTCCTCGAACTGGACCTCGAAACGCAGCAGGGCGTGTACGCCGAGGCGCAGTCGGAGACGTTCCTCGAACGCCAGCGCGAGCTGATCGCCGAGCGGGTCGCCGCCTCCGACGTGGTGATCTCCACCGCCGCCATCCCGGGCCGCAAGGCGCCCGTGCTGGTCACCAACGACATGCTCAAGGCGATGGCGCCCGGCTCGGTGGTGGTCGACCTGGCCGCCGAGTCCGGCGGCAACGTCACCGCGAGCAGCCCGGGTGAGGAGACCTGGGTCGGTGAGGTCCTGGTCTACGGCGCGCTGAACATGCCCAGCGGCATGCCCGTGCACGCCAGCAGGCTCTACGCGCGCAACGTGGCCAACCTCCTGATGATGATGACGGAGGACGGCCAGGTGGTCCCCGACCTCACCGACGAGGTGCTGTCCGGCTGCTGCCTCACGCACGCGGGCGAGCTGAGGAGGGAGCTGCGGTGA
- a CDS encoding nitric oxide synthase oxygenase yields MAPVPPCPAEAIPLHDAAAPTVDLAEAEEFIRLHHAEDPDLGAVEHRLAEVHAEVAATGTYRHTPDELTFGARVAWRNSARCIGRLYWRSLKVRDLRELRDPKEIADECVEHLKLAANGGKVRPVITVFAPDEPGRPAPRIRNEQLIRYAGYVGSDGGVLGDRRNAELTATAIDMGWRPPARRGPFDVLPLIVEREDAEPAMVELPPDAVLEVPIGHPELPWLADLGLRWHAVPAISNMRLRIGGIDYPAAPFNGWYMGTEIGARNFADGDRYDLLPYLGRRMGLDTSSVRTLWQDRVLVELNRAVLHSFAAAGVTITDHHTESDRFLTHLKKEEEAGRSCPADWTWIVPPMSSGITSVFHRYYDKRELVPNFFAGDTEGVCPVIH; encoded by the coding sequence ATGGCCCCCGTCCCCCCGTGTCCGGCTGAAGCCATTCCCCTGCACGACGCCGCCGCCCCCACCGTCGACCTCGCCGAGGCCGAGGAGTTCATCCGACTGCACCACGCCGAGGACCCCGACCTCGGCGCGGTCGAGCACCGCCTGGCCGAGGTGCACGCCGAGGTCGCCGCCACCGGCACGTACCGCCACACCCCCGACGAGCTGACGTTCGGCGCACGGGTGGCGTGGCGCAACAGCGCGCGCTGCATCGGGCGGCTGTACTGGCGCAGCCTCAAAGTCCGGGACCTGCGCGAGCTGCGCGACCCCAAGGAGATCGCGGACGAGTGCGTCGAGCACCTCAAGCTCGCCGCCAACGGCGGCAAGGTCCGCCCGGTGATCACCGTGTTCGCGCCCGACGAGCCGGGCCGGCCCGCGCCGAGGATCCGCAACGAGCAGCTGATCCGGTACGCGGGCTACGTCGGCTCGGACGGCGGCGTGCTGGGCGACCGGCGCAACGCCGAGCTGACCGCGACGGCCATCGACATGGGCTGGCGACCGCCCGCGCGACGCGGGCCGTTCGACGTGCTGCCGTTGATCGTGGAACGGGAGGACGCCGAACCGGCCATGGTCGAGCTGCCGCCCGACGCGGTGCTGGAGGTGCCGATCGGCCACCCCGAGCTGCCGTGGCTGGCCGACCTCGGGCTGCGCTGGCACGCCGTGCCGGCGATCAGCAACATGCGGCTGCGCATCGGCGGCATCGACTACCCGGCCGCGCCGTTCAACGGCTGGTACATGGGCACCGAGATCGGCGCGCGCAACTTCGCCGACGGCGACCGGTACGACCTGCTGCCCTACCTGGGCCGGCGGATGGGCCTGGACACCTCCTCGGTGCGGACGCTGTGGCAGGACCGGGTGCTGGTCGAGCTGAACCGCGCGGTGCTGCACTCGTTCGCCGCGGCGGGCGTGACGATCACCGACCACCACACCGAGTCGGACCGGTTCCTCACGCACCTCAAGAAGGAGGAAGAGGCGGGTCGCTCGTGCCCGGCGGACTGGACGTGGATCGTGCCGCCGATGTCGAGCGGGATCACCAGCGTCTTCCACCGGTACTACGACAAGCGGGAGCTGGTGCCCAACTTCTTCGCCGGTGACACCGAGGGCGTCTGCCCGGTGATCCACTGA
- a CDS encoding FAD-dependent monooxygenase has translation MKAVVVGGGLGGVTAAVALRRVGWEVAVLERAAEFGEVGAGVGVMPNAMRALAALGLADDVRRIGTPRVPGGIRDRRGRTLTRVDASHQDHVVAVHRADLHRVLRSALPARCLVTDTEVRSLDDLDADLVVAADGIRSRAREALFPTLPQPVYAGTTAWRSVTTARFPLDLGLSQTLGPGTEFGVLPLGDGRVCWYAAAIAPAGGRSADELGEVRRLFADWHDPIPALLDATPPAAVLRHDIHELAAPLPTYVRGRVALLGDAAHAMTPYLGQGACMAIEDAVVLAAACARADDVPTALAAYDRQRRPRTQSMAKASRALGRVGHKVRNPVAVAARNAAMRAVPASVGLRGMSKFLGWTPPSLSPDR, from the coding sequence ATGAAAGCGGTCGTGGTGGGCGGTGGCCTCGGCGGCGTCACGGCGGCGGTGGCGTTGCGGCGCGTCGGGTGGGAGGTCGCGGTGCTGGAGCGCGCGGCGGAGTTCGGCGAGGTGGGCGCGGGCGTCGGCGTGATGCCGAACGCGATGCGGGCGCTGGCGGCGCTGGGCCTGGCCGACGACGTGCGGCGGATCGGCACGCCCCGCGTGCCGGGCGGCATCCGCGACCGGAGGGGGCGGACGCTGACGCGCGTCGACGCGTCGCACCAGGACCACGTGGTCGCCGTGCACCGGGCGGACCTGCACCGGGTGCTGCGGTCGGCGCTGCCGGCGCGATGCCTGGTCACGGACACCGAGGTGCGCTCGCTGGACGACCTGGACGCGGACCTGGTGGTCGCCGCGGACGGCATCCGCAGCCGCGCCCGGGAGGCGCTGTTCCCGACATTGCCCCAGCCGGTGTACGCGGGCACCACGGCGTGGCGCAGCGTGACGACCGCCCGGTTCCCGCTCGACCTCGGCCTCAGCCAGACCCTCGGCCCCGGCACCGAGTTCGGCGTCCTCCCACTGGGTGACGGCCGGGTCTGCTGGTACGCGGCTGCGATCGCACCCGCCGGTGGCCGCTCGGCCGACGAGCTGGGCGAGGTGCGCCGGCTCTTCGCCGACTGGCACGACCCCATCCCCGCCCTGCTGGACGCCACGCCGCCGGCTGCCGTGCTGCGGCACGACATCCACGAGCTCGCCGCGCCGCTGCCGACCTACGTGCGCGGCCGGGTGGCGCTGCTCGGTGACGCCGCCCACGCGATGACGCCCTACCTGGGCCAAGGCGCGTGCATGGCGATCGAGGACGCCGTGGTGCTGGCCGCCGCCTGCGCCCGCGCCGACGACGTGCCGACCGCGCTCGCCGCCTACGACCGGCAACGCCGGCCGCGCACGCAGTCGATGGCGAAGGCGTCCCGGGCGCTCGGGCGGGTCGGGCACAAGGTGCGCAACCCGGTGGCCGTGGCCGCGCGGAACGCCGCGATGCGCGCGGTGCCGGCGTCGGTCGGGTTGCGCGGGATGTCGAAGTTCCTCGGGTGGACGCCACCGTCGTTGTCACCCGATAGGTGA
- a CDS encoding TetR/AcrR family transcriptional regulator: MTERMAALADAAIHVVATRGMRGLTHRAVDAQAGVPTGSTSAYFRTRKALVEGVVQRLADLEDAEVAAARIDVPLDPDLLSESLATVLDQWMTTGRERTLARYACLLEATHHPELRGILAHGERPRAQARELLAALGAPDPERSSRELVAFVDGLLFDRLVGAGALGAPDPGTPRSRAELASAIRAALRAVLGK, from the coding sequence GTGACGGAGCGCATGGCCGCCCTCGCCGACGCGGCGATCCACGTGGTGGCCACCCGCGGCATGCGCGGGCTGACCCACCGCGCCGTGGACGCGCAGGCGGGCGTGCCCACCGGCTCGACGTCGGCCTACTTCCGCACCCGCAAGGCCCTCGTCGAAGGCGTCGTGCAGCGCCTCGCCGACCTGGAGGACGCCGAGGTGGCGGCGGCGCGGATCGACGTCCCGCTCGACCCCGACCTGCTCTCCGAGAGCCTCGCGACCGTGCTCGACCAGTGGATGACGACCGGCCGCGAGCGCACGCTGGCCCGGTACGCGTGCCTGCTGGAGGCCACGCACCACCCGGAGCTGCGCGGCATCCTGGCCCACGGGGAACGGCCGCGCGCGCAGGCGCGGGAGCTGCTGGCCGCGTTGGGCGCGCCGGACCCGGAGCGGAGCAGCCGGGAGCTGGTGGCGTTCGTGGACGGGCTGCTGTTCGACCGGCTGGTCGGCGCGGGCGCGCTCGGCGCACCCGACCCCGGCACCCCGAGGAGCCGGGCCGAACTGGCCTCCGCGATCCGCGCCGCGTTGCGCGCCGTGCTCGGTAAATGA